One genomic window of Desulfovibrio desulfuricans includes the following:
- a CDS encoding type 1 glutamine amidotransferase domain-containing protein has translation MNAQKKILMVTTSADALTNGRKTGVWLEEIAVPYIALAKAGLSITVASPKGGAVPVDPHSLDDASVAKWPDILELLKNSAQLKDIQAEGFDAIFLPGGHGTMMDFATDAELKRLLNDFAKADKIIAAVCHGPAGLVGAKKPDGSPLVAGKTITAFTDDEEIAMQLEKAVPFMLETTLRSEGANFVVGPMWAPHVEVDGKLITGQNPASSEPIAQAVLERLR, from the coding sequence TGGTTACGACGAGCGCCGATGCCCTGACCAACGGCAGAAAAACAGGCGTGTGGCTTGAAGAAATCGCGGTTCCCTATATTGCGCTGGCAAAGGCAGGCCTCTCCATAACCGTTGCCAGCCCCAAGGGCGGCGCAGTGCCAGTTGATCCCCACAGCCTTGATGATGCCTCTGTTGCCAAATGGCCCGACATCCTTGAACTGCTGAAAAATTCTGCACAGCTCAAGGATATTCAGGCTGAGGGCTTTGACGCCATCTTCCTGCCTGGCGGGCACGGCACCATGATGGATTTTGCCACCGATGCCGAGCTGAAACGCCTGCTCAACGATTTTGCCAAAGCAGACAAGATAATTGCGGCAGTGTGCCACGGCCCGGCCGGGCTGGTAGGTGCCAAAAAGCCTGACGGCTCCCCCCTTGTGGCGGGCAAAACCATAACGGCCTTTACCGATGATGAAGAAATTGCCATGCAGCTGGAAAAGGCAGTTCCTTTTATGCTCGAAACAACGTTGCGCAGCGAAGGCGCGAACTTTGTAGTCGGCCCCATGTGGGCCCCGCATGTGGAAGTGGACGGCAAGCTTATAACCGGGCAAAACCCGGCCTCCAGCGAACCCATTGCCCAGGCGGTTCTTGAACGTCTGCGCTAA
- a CDS encoding nitroreductase family protein yields the protein MKEIFHRVSVRKFEDRAVESDKVEQILRAAMAAPSAGNQQPWDFYVVTSREKLHALAQVSPYAGCAANAPLAIVAAYRQDGCRFPQYAQIDLAIAMQNLWLAVDSLGLGGVWLGVAPDEDRMEKVEKILPVAAGQRAFAIFPLGYPAEQKTQQDRFNAERIHYVK from the coding sequence ATGAAGGAGATTTTCCACAGGGTCAGCGTGCGCAAGTTTGAAGACCGCGCCGTTGAAAGTGACAAGGTCGAGCAGATTTTGCGTGCCGCCATGGCCGCACCTTCTGCAGGCAATCAGCAACCGTGGGATTTTTATGTGGTGACATCCAGAGAAAAGCTGCACGCGCTTGCTCAGGTCAGCCCCTATGCCGGGTGCGCCGCAAATGCCCCCCTGGCCATTGTGGCTGCCTATCGGCAGGATGGCTGCCGCTTTCCACAATATGCGCAGATTGATCTTGCCATAGCCATGCAAAACCTCTGGCTGGCGGTGGATTCGCTGGGCCTGGGCGGCGTGTGGCTTGGTGTGGCCCCTGACGAAGACCGGATGGAAAAGGTAGAGAAAATCCTGCCTGTGGCAGCAGGGCAGAGGGCCTTTGCCATCTTCCCCCTGGGCTATCCTGCGGAGCAAAAAACGCAGCAGGACAGATTTAATGCAGAGCGCATCCACTACGTGAAATAA